In Syntrophorhabdaceae bacterium, one genomic interval encodes:
- a CDS encoding ATP-binding protein: MMDEIASHVMDIAMNAIAAKAKHIEISITADPKKALLTLHFKDDGVGMDSDMIKKVQDSFFSTKTGKKVGLGIPLLKGTAETTGGSFSLTSEVGHGVDIWASFRLNHPDLPPMGKLKDTILVLVVGNPGIDFLFSYAVNEKALVFDTAAMRATLGDVPLNDPEVVKFFIKYLDAYL; encoded by the coding sequence ATGATGGATGAAATCGCCTCTCATGTAATGGATATCGCGATGAACGCGATAGCGGCAAAAGCCAAACATATAGAGATTTCCATTACGGCCGATCCGAAAAAAGCACTCTTGACCCTCCATTTCAAGGACGATGGAGTGGGCATGGATAGCGATATGATTAAGAAAGTCCAGGATTCCTTCTTTTCAACAAAGACGGGTAAAAAGGTGGGGCTCGGCATTCCCCTGCTCAAGGGCACCGCCGAGACAACCGGGGGGAGTTTTTCTCTGACGAGCGAGGTGGGCCACGGGGTAGACATATGGGCGTCGTTTCGACTCAACCATCCTGATCTGCCACCCATGGGAAAACTCAAGGACACCATTCTCGTCCTCGTTGTGGGGAATCCCGGCATCGATTTTCTGTTCAGTTATGCGGTCAACGAGAAGGCGTTAGTCTTTGATACGGCGGCCATGAGAGCCACTCTCGGAGATGTACCTCTGAACGATCCAGAGGTAGTGAAATTTTTCATTAAATATCTTGACGCGTACCTGTAA
- a CDS encoding NAD(P)H-dependent oxidoreductase subunit E yields the protein MDKEAILRKFKPTPDNILYILHDLQDNNPLHYLDKSDIISCADYLNVPYSYVHSVASFYTMFSLKPRGRNIIRLCDSPPCHLMGSKSLLDYLKGALKVNIGETTNDGAFTLETTSCLGVCGVAPAMMLNDEMFGNLTPEKVDSILGKRRKEL from the coding sequence GTGGACAAAGAGGCAATCCTAAGAAAGTTCAAACCAACCCCGGACAATATCCTTTACATCCTCCATGATCTCCAGGATAACAACCCCCTGCATTATCTCGACAAAAGTGATATAATTTCATGCGCAGATTACTTGAATGTACCTTACAGCTACGTGCACAGCGTTGCAAGCTTCTATACCATGTTCAGTTTAAAACCGAGGGGACGAAACATTATACGTCTCTGCGATTCTCCCCCGTGCCATCTCATGGGATCAAAGTCGCTTCTTGATTACTTGAAGGGGGCGCTCAAGGTAAATATCGGAGAAACCACTAACGACGGCGCGTTCACCCTGGAAACCACAAGCTGTCTTGGGGTTTGCGGCGTGGCACCGGCGATGATGCTTAACGACGAGATGTTCGGCAATCTTACACCGGAGAAGGTCGATTCCATCCTGGGAAAGAGGAGAAAAGAACTATGA